In Nitrospiria bacterium, the following are encoded in one genomic region:
- a CDS encoding LEA type 2 family protein translates to MITRPTVSIQEVHVTGLSLTGATLTVLVELENPNGFGVTVTTFTYSVALNDRPFAQGAAAGPISIKRRSITPVSVPLQTTFKDLEKGLKSLTGSDTVEYRIEGSLAVQSFLGRLEFPYRRTGTIDLRHPRSLNSSKGDAS, encoded by the coding sequence ATGATCACCCGGCCGACGGTGTCGATCCAGGAAGTTCATGTCACCGGCCTGAGCCTGACCGGCGCCACCCTGACCGTTCTGGTCGAACTTGAAAATCCGAACGGGTTCGGCGTCACGGTAACAACCTTCACCTACTCGGTCGCTCTGAACGACCGGCCGTTCGCACAAGGGGCGGCGGCCGGACCCATCTCAATCAAGCGACGGAGCATCACCCCCGTTTCAGTGCCTCTTCAGACCACCTTTAAAGACCTCGAAAAGGGCCTCAAATCACTGACCGGCTCCGATACCGTGGAGTACCGTATTGAGGGATCGCTTGCGGTGCAATCCTTTCTGGGCCGACTGGAATTTCCCTACCGCCGCACGGGAACGATCGACCTCAGGCACCCCCGTTCCTTGAACTCTTCGAAGGGGGACGCTTCGTAA
- a CDS encoding branched-chain amino acid ABC transporter permease has protein sequence MKTLSWVGIAIWIGLLVLPFVGVGRALVLAGGIFLGGLFWQTAVRVSRSVERWPQIGTLLGETGRLLQSLGRWKLSERRQRLLIGLTVGAVLILPMGLDNYFIDVLTSAGIYVVLALGLNIVVGMAGLLDLGYIAFYAIGAYSYALLSTRLGISFWFALPLGGLASAVFGVVLGVVTLRLRGDYLAIVTLGFVQIVHLVLNNWDRVTNGPNGILNVGRPALGWFVFSRPVHFYYLILAIVLLTIAAVDRLNRSRIGRAWIAIREDEVAAQAMGVDTTRLKILAFALGAAWAGVAGVFFAAKFAFVSPESFTFFESVIVLSMVVLGGMGSVPGVILGALIVVILPEVLREFASYRMLIFGAGLVLMMVFRPQGLIGNPRRKVELRSEEEPRRLRLGPDGRRPRV, from the coding sequence TTGAAAACTTTGTCATGGGTCGGGATTGCGATCTGGATCGGACTTCTGGTTTTGCCGTTTGTCGGGGTCGGGCGGGCCCTGGTCCTGGCCGGGGGCATATTTTTGGGCGGGCTGTTCTGGCAGACGGCCGTCCGGGTTTCAAGATCGGTCGAGCGTTGGCCCCAGATCGGGACGCTGCTGGGAGAAACCGGCCGCTTGCTTCAATCGTTGGGCCGGTGGAAGCTGTCGGAACGGCGACAGCGGCTCTTGATCGGTTTAACCGTCGGCGCCGTTCTGATCCTGCCGATGGGACTGGATAACTATTTTATCGATGTCCTGACGTCGGCCGGAATCTATGTCGTTCTGGCGCTGGGGTTGAACATCGTCGTGGGCATGGCCGGCCTGCTGGACCTGGGCTACATCGCCTTTTATGCCATCGGCGCCTACAGCTATGCGTTGTTGTCGACCCGGCTGGGAATTTCCTTCTGGTTCGCGCTTCCCCTCGGCGGGTTGGCCTCGGCGGTGTTCGGCGTCGTGCTGGGCGTCGTCACGCTGCGGCTGCGCGGAGATTACCTCGCGATCGTGACCTTGGGTTTCGTCCAGATCGTTCATCTCGTTTTAAACAACTGGGACCGCGTGACGAACGGCCCCAACGGTATTCTCAACGTGGGGCGCCCGGCTCTCGGGTGGTTTGTTTTCAGCCGGCCGGTCCATTTCTATTACCTGATCCTGGCCATTGTGTTGCTGACGATTGCGGCGGTTGATCGGCTCAACCGGTCCCGGATCGGTCGGGCGTGGATCGCCATCCGGGAGGACGAGGTGGCCGCCCAGGCGATGGGCGTGGATACGACCCGGTTGAAAATCCTGGCCTTCGCGCTGGGGGCGGCCTGGGCCGGCGTCGCCGGGGTCTTTTTTGCCGCTAAATTCGCGTTCGTATCGCCGGAGAGTTTCACGTTCTTCGAGTCGGTCATCGTCCTGTCGATGGTCGTGCTGGGCGGGATGGGAAGCGTCCCCGGCGTGATCCTCGGGGCCTTGATCGTGGTTATCCTGCCGGAAGTCCTTCGCGAGTTCGCGAGCTACCGCATGCTGATTTTCGGCGCGGGACTGGTCCTGATGATGGTGTTCCGTCCGCAGGGATTGATCGGCAATCCCCGCCGGAAAGTCGAACTTCGATCGGAGGAGGAGCCTCGGCGGCTTCGCCTCGGCCCCGACGGCCGGCGTCCCCGGGTCTAG
- the gcvPB gene encoding aminomethyl-transferring glycine dehydrogenase subunit GcvPB, translating into MGEPLIFEKSVPGRKGYSLPDLDVPEVPIAELLPAEYLRKDPPLLPELSEVDVVRHFTNLSRDNYGIDQGFYPLGSCTMKYNPKVNEDVARYAGFSALHPMQPAGQTQGALQLLYQLEAALREITGMDRVTLQPAAGAQGELVGILMIRAYHRSNGDPRRKVIVPDAAHGTNPATATLAGYQVQVVHSNADGLVDLDDLKRLVDPETAALMLTNPNTLGLFERDILKIAELLHSVGALLYLDGANLNALLGLCRPGDMGFDVVHSNLHKTFTTPHGGGGPGAGALGVKSFLSPFLPVPVVEKTEKGYVLDSRRPRSIGKVQTFYGNFGNLVRAYTYIRRMGAIGFRKVSTNAILNANYIRKRLEQVYPVPYNRFCMHEFVASAKKFRNRDVHAWDIAKRLIDYGIYPPTVNFPMIVDEALMIEPTETEPKENLDRFCEAMLRIAKEIEEDPELVKKAPYSRTVTRLDEIRAVKELNLRWGPA; encoded by the coding sequence ATGGGTGAACCGTTGATTTTTGAAAAGAGCGTGCCCGGACGGAAGGGATACTCGCTTCCGGACCTGGACGTGCCGGAGGTGCCGATCGCCGAGTTGCTGCCGGCGGAGTATCTTCGAAAAGACCCCCCCCTCCTGCCCGAGCTGAGCGAGGTGGATGTCGTGCGACACTTCACCAATCTTTCCCGCGACAATTACGGCATCGACCAGGGGTTCTATCCGTTGGGATCCTGCACGATGAAATACAATCCCAAGGTGAATGAAGACGTCGCCCGGTACGCCGGTTTTTCCGCCCTGCATCCGATGCAGCCGGCCGGACAGACCCAGGGCGCGCTGCAGCTGCTGTATCAACTGGAGGCGGCCCTGCGCGAAATCACCGGGATGGATCGCGTCACGCTTCAACCGGCGGCGGGCGCGCAGGGGGAGCTGGTCGGGATCTTGATGATCCGGGCCTACCATCGGTCGAACGGCGATCCTCGGCGGAAAGTGATCGTGCCGGATGCGGCCCATGGAACGAATCCGGCCACCGCGACCCTCGCGGGCTATCAGGTTCAGGTGGTTCATTCCAACGCGGACGGTCTCGTGGACCTGGACGATCTCAAACGGCTGGTGGACCCGGAGACCGCGGCGCTGATGTTGACCAACCCGAACACCCTCGGGTTGTTCGAGCGGGATATTCTCAAGATCGCCGAGCTGCTGCACAGCGTCGGGGCCTTGCTGTACCTGGACGGCGCCAATCTGAATGCGCTGCTCGGACTCTGCCGGCCCGGCGACATGGGGTTTGATGTCGTCCATTCCAACCTTCACAAAACTTTCACGACGCCTCACGGCGGAGGCGGTCCGGGCGCCGGCGCGCTGGGCGTCAAATCGTTTCTGTCCCCGTTTCTTCCCGTGCCGGTCGTGGAGAAAACCGAAAAAGGATACGTGCTGGACAGCCGGCGGCCCCGGTCCATCGGAAAAGTTCAGACCTTCTACGGCAATTTCGGAAACCTGGTCCGGGCGTACACCTACATCCGGCGGATGGGCGCGATCGGGTTTCGAAAAGTCAGCACCAATGCGATCTTGAACGCCAATTACATCCGCAAACGTCTGGAGCAGGTCTATCCGGTTCCGTACAACCGATTCTGCATGCATGAGTTCGTGGCCTCGGCCAAGAAGTTTCGCAACCGGGACGTCCATGCCTGGGACATCGCCAAACGGCTGATCGACTACGGCATCTACCCGCCGACCGTCAACTTTCCGATGATCGTGGACGAGGCCTTGATGATCGAACCGACCGAAACCGAGCCCAAGGAAAACCTCGACCGGTTCTGCGAAGCCATGTTGCGCATCGCCAAGGAAATCGAGGAGGATCCGGAGCTGGTGAAGAAAGCGCCGTACAGCCGGACGGTCACCCGCTTGGATGAAATCCGGGCGGTGAAGGAACTCAATCTTCGCTGGGGACCGGCATGA
- a CDS encoding FAD-binding protein has translation MRTHDILIVGAGLAGMRAAVAAAPGLDVAIVSKVHPVRSHSVAAQGGINAALSPNDSWEAHAFDTAKGSGFLGDQDAIEVMCQEGPADILELERLGAIFSRNEQGEIAQRPFGGAGYPRTCYAADRTGHSLLHVMYEQLLKKGVFVYEEWYVLSLIVEDGVCRGVIAIDVLHGELQAIGAKAVIFATGGYGRVYSTSTNAVINTGDGMSMAYRAGAPLMDMEFVQFHPTTLRETGILITEGARGEGGYLLNTLGERFMSRYDPQKMELATRDFVSRCEQQEVEEGRGVNGCVLLDLRHLGKKKILERLPQIRELAISFVGVDPIESPVPVRPGAHYSMGGIRTNAWCETEVAGFYAAGECACVSIHGANRLGGNSLLETIVFGRRAGQRASEYARAVATVRFSEAPLQTERKKIEQLLKRKDGERIGPLREELGAAMTEHLGIFRSRERMEKALLKIRELRQRSENIHLEDRGRIFNTELTNALELGSLIDLAETIVVSAIAREESRGSHFRKEFPGRNDAAWLKHTLAYRTDSGPRLDYVPVTITRFPPTA, from the coding sequence ATGCGCACGCACGACATCCTCATCGTCGGCGCCGGACTGGCCGGGATGCGCGCGGCCGTGGCCGCGGCGCCCGGCTTGGACGTCGCGATCGTCTCCAAGGTCCATCCGGTCCGGAGCCATTCCGTCGCGGCCCAGGGCGGGATCAACGCGGCCCTGAGCCCGAACGATTCCTGGGAAGCGCACGCCTTCGATACCGCGAAGGGAAGCGGTTTTCTAGGGGATCAGGACGCCATCGAGGTGATGTGTCAGGAAGGACCGGCGGACATCCTGGAGCTGGAGCGGTTGGGCGCGATCTTCAGTCGGAATGAACAGGGGGAGATCGCGCAGCGCCCCTTCGGCGGGGCGGGGTATCCCCGCACCTGTTACGCGGCCGACCGCACCGGTCATTCGCTGCTGCACGTGATGTACGAGCAGTTGTTGAAGAAGGGCGTGTTCGTTTACGAAGAGTGGTATGTCCTGTCGCTGATTGTGGAGGACGGGGTCTGCCGGGGGGTGATCGCGATCGACGTGCTGCACGGCGAGCTGCAGGCCATCGGGGCGAAGGCCGTCATCTTCGCCACCGGCGGCTACGGCCGGGTCTATTCCACCAGCACCAACGCCGTGATCAATACCGGAGACGGGATGAGCATGGCCTACCGCGCCGGCGCGCCCCTCATGGACATGGAATTCGTCCAGTTCCATCCGACCACCTTGCGGGAGACCGGAATCCTGATCACGGAGGGCGCCCGCGGAGAAGGGGGATATCTTCTCAATACGCTGGGCGAGCGGTTTATGTCCCGCTACGATCCGCAAAAGATGGAACTGGCCACGCGGGATTTCGTCAGCCGCTGCGAGCAGCAGGAAGTCGAGGAAGGACGCGGGGTGAACGGGTGCGTCCTCCTGGACCTCCGTCATCTCGGAAAGAAAAAAATCCTGGAACGCCTGCCGCAAATCCGGGAGCTGGCGATCAGTTTTGTGGGCGTGGATCCGATCGAGTCCCCGGTCCCCGTGAGACCGGGGGCCCATTATTCGATGGGGGGAATCCGGACCAACGCCTGGTGCGAGACCGAAGTCGCCGGGTTCTACGCGGCCGGAGAATGCGCCTGCGTCAGCATCCACGGGGCCAACCGGCTGGGTGGAAATTCGTTATTGGAAACGATCGTCTTCGGACGGAGAGCCGGACAGCGTGCGTCCGAATACGCCCGTGCGGTCGCAACGGTCCGATTTTCCGAAGCGCCCCTTCAGACGGAACGAAAAAAAATCGAACAGCTTCTAAAGCGGAAGGACGGAGAGCGCATCGGACCGCTGCGCGAAGAACTGGGCGCCGCGATGACGGAGCATTTGGGGATTTTTCGCAGCCGGGAGCGGATGGAAAAGGCCCTCCTGAAAATCCGTGAGCTCCGGCAGCGGAGTGAAAACATCCACCTGGAGGACCGCGGAAGGATTTTCAACACGGAACTGACCAACGCGTTGGAACTCGGCTCGCTGATCGATCTGGCCGAAACGATCGTCGTGAGCGCGATCGCACGGGAGGAAAGCCGGGGCTCCCACTTCCGGAAGGAATTCCCGGGCCGGAACGATGCCGCTTGGCTGAAGCATACTCTGGCGTACCGCACGGATTCGGGTCCCCGGCTTGACTATGTGCCTGTGACGATCACTCGCTTCCCCCCGACGGCTTAA
- the lpxC gene encoding UDP-3-O-acyl-N-acetylglucosamine deacetylase, translated as MYIQKTIRKIIHCSGVGLHSGGSVNMKLAPAPVNTGIVFTRNTNKGPVSVKVDGTKVVGTLLCTTIGENGTKVQTVEHLLAALSGLQITNLIIELDSAELPIMDGSAKPFVDLILKAGIQEQGVQQPVLKVTRPVEVRDGGKWIRVRPSWKFRVNCTIRFDHPLLAHQSCSFEPISEDFVEWIAPARTFGFLEEVEALRNHGLARGGSLENAVVVGPAGVLNKEGLRYADEFVRHKILDILGDLSLLGTPILGEVDAYCSGHQLNTKLVSEILSSTDSWTLVTDRSSEVGIQPPAEFPIAAQV; from the coding sequence ATGTACATTCAGAAAACAATCCGAAAGATTATTCATTGCTCCGGCGTCGGACTTCATTCCGGGGGTTCGGTGAATATGAAGCTGGCGCCGGCTCCGGTGAACACCGGGATCGTTTTTACGAGAAACACAAATAAAGGACCCGTCTCGGTCAAAGTCGACGGGACCAAGGTCGTCGGAACGCTGCTCTGTACCACGATCGGCGAGAACGGCACCAAAGTCCAGACGGTCGAACACCTGCTGGCCGCGCTCTCGGGACTTCAGATTACCAATCTCATCATTGAATTGGACTCCGCTGAACTGCCGATCATGGACGGCAGCGCCAAACCCTTCGTCGACCTCATACTCAAGGCGGGCATTCAGGAACAGGGTGTTCAGCAGCCGGTTTTGAAGGTGACCCGTCCGGTCGAGGTGCGTGACGGCGGAAAATGGATCCGGGTCCGGCCTTCGTGGAAGTTTCGCGTCAACTGCACGATTCGGTTCGACCATCCTCTCCTGGCTCATCAGAGTTGTTCTTTTGAACCGATATCCGAGGATTTTGTGGAGTGGATCGCCCCCGCCCGGACCTTCGGTTTTCTGGAGGAAGTGGAGGCGCTTCGCAACCATGGCTTGGCCCGGGGCGGGTCGCTCGAGAACGCCGTCGTGGTCGGACCGGCCGGCGTCTTAAACAAAGAAGGGCTTCGCTACGCCGATGAGTTCGTCCGCCACAAGATCCTTGACATTCTCGGCGATCTATCGTTGCTGGGCACGCCTATTTTGGGAGAGGTGGACGCTTACTGTTCGGGTCATCAGCTGAACACGAAATTGGTCTCCGAGATTCTGTCGTCGACCGATTCCTGGACCCTGGTCACGGACCGCTCCTCCGAAGTCGGGATACAGCCGCCGGCCGAGTTCCCCATCGCGGCCCAGGTCTAG
- the gcvT gene encoding glycine cleavage system aminomethyltransferase GcvT yields the protein MKRTPLYEEHKKLGAKIIPFAGWEMPLSYTGVLEEHRATRSAAGLFDVSHMGRIEVTGPDAAALLDRVATSPVKKLAVGAMQYALACNEQGGILDDIMIYRFDERRYFVCANASNAEKINRWMGRQAADFSGVDVTDRSAESAQVAVQGPRSRDLMRPLTAADLDRLKLRHCLETKVAGVPMRLSRSGYTGELGYELYLPVDGAREVWEALLREGARYGLKPCGLGCRDTLRLEMGYPLYGNDMDETTTPIEASLEFAVDFAKDDFIGRATMVRQKKDGVSRRLVGFELLQRGVPRHGHTILSDGREVGVVTSGNHSPSLNRGIGMGYVQAPLAVPAGEIRIDIRGNVVPARVVERPFYKKRGTSVL from the coding sequence ATGAAGCGCACCCCGTTATACGAGGAGCACAAAAAGCTCGGGGCCAAGATCATTCCCTTCGCGGGATGGGAGATGCCGCTGTCCTACACCGGCGTGCTGGAGGAGCACCGCGCGACGCGGTCGGCCGCGGGCCTGTTCGATGTGAGCCACATGGGTCGGATCGAAGTGACGGGCCCCGACGCCGCGGCGCTGCTGGACCGCGTGGCGACCAGCCCGGTCAAGAAACTGGCCGTCGGCGCGATGCAGTATGCCCTGGCCTGCAACGAGCAGGGCGGCATTCTGGACGATATCATGATCTATCGTTTCGACGAGCGGCGGTACTTCGTCTGCGCGAACGCCTCGAACGCCGAAAAGATCAATCGATGGATGGGCCGGCAGGCCGCGGATTTTTCGGGCGTGGACGTGACGGACCGGAGCGCCGAGTCGGCCCAGGTCGCGGTGCAGGGACCGCGATCGCGGGACCTGATGAGACCGCTGACGGCGGCCGACCTGGATCGGCTCAAGCTCCGTCACTGTCTCGAGACCAAGGTGGCCGGCGTTCCGATGCGCTTGTCGCGCAGCGGGTACACCGGCGAGTTGGGATACGAGCTGTACCTTCCGGTCGACGGCGCGCGGGAGGTCTGGGAGGCGTTGCTCCGGGAAGGCGCGCGGTACGGACTGAAGCCCTGCGGCCTGGGGTGCCGGGACACCCTCCGGCTTGAGATGGGCTATCCGTTGTACGGCAACGACATGGACGAAACGACGACGCCGATCGAGGCCTCCTTGGAGTTCGCGGTGGATTTCGCCAAGGACGATTTTATCGGCCGCGCCACGATGGTGCGCCAGAAAAAGGACGGGGTATCCCGAAGGCTGGTCGGTTTTGAATTGCTGCAGCGCGGCGTGCCTCGGCACGGCCATACGATCTTGTCCGACGGCCGGGAGGTCGGCGTCGTGACCAGCGGCAACCACTCGCCCTCCTTGAATAGGGGAATCGGCATGGGATACGTCCAAGCCCCCTTGGCCGTGCCGGCCGGTGAAATCCGGATCGATATCCGCGGCAACGTCGTTCCCGCCCGCGTGGTCGAAAGACCCTTTTACAAAAAGCGCGGAACGTCCGTCTTATAA
- a CDS encoding ABC transporter ATP-binding protein: MPLLETRNLSKVFGGLTALERVEVAVEEGRIVALIGPNGAGKTTFFNCVTGVYAPTRGTVTFKGRSVAGRAPHQITRHGMARTFQSIRLFAEMTALENVMVGAHTRSRAGVIGALLRRRWVLDEERALASGALRLLEFVGLAARADAWARNLSYGEQRRLEIARALASEPVLLLLDEPAAGMNPRETGDLAQLIRRIREQGITILMIEHDMKVVMGISDRVVVLDHGEKIAEGSPDEIQRNPKVIEAYLGTM, translated from the coding sequence ATGCCGCTGCTTGAGACGCGGAACCTGAGCAAGGTATTCGGGGGATTGACCGCGCTCGAGCGCGTTGAAGTCGCCGTGGAAGAAGGCCGGATCGTGGCCCTGATCGGTCCGAACGGGGCCGGCAAGACGACCTTCTTCAACTGCGTGACGGGGGTCTATGCGCCCACCCGGGGAACGGTTACGTTTAAAGGTCGCTCCGTGGCCGGACGGGCTCCGCATCAGATCACGCGCCATGGAATGGCCCGGACATTTCAGAGCATTCGCCTGTTCGCCGAGATGACGGCGCTTGAAAATGTCATGGTCGGCGCCCATACCCGAAGCCGCGCCGGCGTGATCGGCGCCTTGCTGCGAAGGCGATGGGTTCTCGACGAGGAAAGAGCGCTTGCATCCGGGGCCTTGAGACTGTTAGAATTCGTTGGCCTGGCGGCACGAGCGGATGCGTGGGCGCGAAATCTGTCTTACGGCGAGCAGCGGCGGCTCGAAATCGCCCGGGCGCTGGCCAGCGAGCCGGTCTTGCTTCTTCTGGACGAGCCCGCGGCCGGGATGAACCCCCGTGAAACCGGGGATCTGGCGCAGTTGATCCGCCGGATTCGCGAGCAGGGGATCACGATTCTGATGATCGAGCACGACATGAAAGTGGTGATGGGAATTTCGGACCGGGTCGTTGTGCTGGACCACGGCGAAAAGATTGCGGAAGGGTCTCCGGACGAAATCCAGCGAAACCCGAAAGTGATTGAGGCCTATTTGGGGACCATGTGA
- a CDS encoding ABC transporter ATP-binding protein gives MTASVLKLEDVHTRYGPIEAIQGISLEVKEGEIVALIGANGAGKSTTLMTISGALTPHRGRIEFLDRNIAGLPAHEIVGRGISQVPEGRRIFPRLTVLENLEMGAFLRRDRREREDDLAGVFEQFAILKERRSQLGGTLSGGEQQMLAIGRALMARPRLLLLDEPSLGLAPIVVSRIFDIIRGINRQGKTILLVEQNARAALSLAHRGYVMETGRIVMADEARSLLENPRVREAYLGER, from the coding sequence GTGACCGCCTCCGTGTTGAAACTGGAGGATGTCCACACCCGTTACGGCCCCATTGAGGCGATCCAGGGGATTTCACTGGAAGTGAAGGAAGGCGAGATCGTGGCCCTGATCGGCGCGAACGGGGCCGGCAAGTCCACCACCCTGATGACGATTTCCGGGGCCCTGACGCCTCACCGCGGTCGGATCGAGTTTCTTGACCGCAATATCGCCGGGCTTCCCGCGCATGAAATCGTCGGCCGCGGGATTTCCCAGGTTCCGGAGGGACGGAGAATCTTTCCCCGACTGACCGTTCTGGAAAATCTTGAAATGGGCGCTTTTCTCCGGCGGGATCGTCGAGAGCGGGAGGACGATCTGGCCGGGGTCTTCGAGCAGTTTGCAATCCTCAAGGAGCGACGGAGCCAGTTGGGCGGAACCTTGAGCGGCGGCGAGCAGCAGATGCTGGCGATCGGGCGGGCCCTGATGGCCCGGCCGCGGCTGCTTTTATTGGACGAACCTTCCTTGGGGTTGGCCCCGATCGTGGTGAGCCGCATCTTTGACATCATCCGGGGAATCAATCGGCAGGGAAAGACGATCCTTCTGGTGGAACAGAACGCGCGCGCGGCCTTGAGTCTGGCCCACCGGGGCTATGTGATGGAAACCGGCCGGATCGTCATGGCCGACGAGGCCCGCTCGCTGCTGGAAAATCCGCGCGTGCGGGAGGCGTACTTGGGAGAAAGATGA
- a CDS encoding secondary thiamine-phosphate synthase enzyme YjbQ — MIEQRVVKTRESAEIIDVTAEIQAAVDRCGVKDGICVVYVPHTTVGLLINEAEPGFHSDLLRVLDRLVPEKGAYRHPDGNSHAHIKASLIGSEKQFIVRDGRIALGTWQAIFLCEFDGPRSRQVLVKVLEG; from the coding sequence ATGATCGAGCAACGGGTTGTCAAAACCCGTGAAAGCGCCGAGATCATCGACGTGACGGCCGAGATCCAGGCGGCCGTCGACCGATGCGGCGTGAAAGACGGGATTTGCGTCGTTTATGTGCCGCACACCACGGTCGGACTGCTGATCAACGAAGCCGAGCCGGGATTCCATTCGGACCTCCTTCGGGTCCTCGACCGGCTCGTCCCCGAAAAGGGGGCCTACCGCCACCCCGATGGAAATTCCCACGCCCACATCAAGGCCAGCCTGATCGGATCCGAGAAACAGTTCATCGTCCGCGACGGCCGCATCGCCCTTGGAACCTGGCAGGCGATCTTCCTCTGCGAATTCGACGGGCCCCGAAGCCGGCAGGTCCTTGTAAAAGTGTTGGAGGGATGA
- a CDS encoding NUDIX hydrolase has product MTTIYKGRVVEFNLEEARLPNGRTVQLEILRHPGASAIVPLREDGQVVMIRQYRHAAGGMIHEIPAGRLDPGEAPLDCARRELAEEVGQEASQWVRLGAVWTTPGFTDERIHFFLARHLTPVGQALEHDEVIEVVNRPLEEAVAMIRRGEIEDAKTICALMLAYFHVRGEA; this is encoded by the coding sequence TTGACCACGATCTACAAAGGACGCGTGGTGGAATTCAATCTGGAGGAGGCGCGTCTGCCGAACGGACGAACGGTGCAACTCGAGATCCTCCGCCACCCCGGCGCATCGGCCATCGTGCCGCTGCGGGAAGACGGACAGGTCGTGATGATACGCCAGTATCGGCATGCCGCCGGCGGGATGATCCATGAGATTCCGGCCGGCCGGCTGGATCCGGGCGAAGCCCCGCTCGATTGCGCCCGCCGGGAACTGGCCGAGGAGGTCGGCCAAGAGGCGTCGCAATGGGTGCGCTTGGGCGCCGTCTGGACCACGCCGGGATTTACGGACGAAAGGATCCACTTTTTCCTGGCCCGGCACCTGACGCCGGTGGGCCAAGCGCTCGAGCACGACGAGGTGATCGAGGTGGTGAATCGTCCGCTGGAGGAAGCCGTCGCGATGATCCGTCGAGGAGAAATCGAGGACGCCAAGACGATCTGCGCGCTGATGTTGGCGTATTTTCATGTCCGAGGAGAAGCGTAA
- the gcvPA gene encoding aminomethyl-transferring glycine dehydrogenase subunit GcvPA, whose protein sequence is MEYIPNTKEEQHQMLTAIGVETIEDLLGDIPSEIRLTRGLQLPPPLSEPELKTEMLRLSEKNADLLHHVSFLGAGAYDHYIPSVVNHLAFRSEFYTAYTPYQAEMSQGLLQTIYEFQTMICELTGMDVANASLYDGGSALAEAAMMALRVTRRNKILVSATVHPFHRAALKTYLSGTKTRIIELPYENGATDLAAVGKLLAEDVACVLLQTPNVLGCLEPVEGLAQEAHRHGVLLGVSADPISLGLLKSPGESGADIVVGEGQGMGCGLNFGGPYLGFFATRRDYVRQMPGRVVGATVDTKGRRGYCLTLQTREQHIKRERATSNICTNEALSALSATIYLSVMGRQGLREIGRLCLQKAHYLKHRVCEIKGFEMAFPRPFFKEFVVKTPVPLARLNKRLFRHKIIGGLDLGELNRKLKNHWLLCVTEKRTKEEMDQMVTVLKGMIA, encoded by the coding sequence ATGGAATACATTCCGAATACCAAGGAAGAACAACACCAGATGCTCACCGCGATCGGGGTCGAGACCATCGAGGATCTATTGGGCGACATCCCCTCCGAGATCCGCTTGACCCGGGGGCTTCAGCTCCCCCCGCCGTTGTCCGAGCCGGAGCTCAAGACCGAGATGCTGCGCTTGAGCGAAAAAAACGCCGACCTTCTCCATCACGTCTCGTTCCTGGGCGCCGGAGCGTATGATCATTATATCCCGTCGGTCGTCAACCATCTGGCTTTTCGATCCGAGTTTTATACCGCGTATACGCCGTATCAGGCCGAGATGAGCCAGGGGCTGCTCCAGACGATCTACGAGTTTCAGACCATGATCTGCGAGTTGACCGGCATGGACGTGGCGAACGCCTCGCTCTACGACGGCGGGTCCGCGCTGGCGGAAGCCGCCATGATGGCGCTGCGGGTCACCCGGCGGAATAAAATCCTCGTCTCCGCCACCGTTCACCCCTTCCATCGGGCCGCGCTGAAGACGTATCTCTCGGGCACAAAAACAAGGATCATCGAACTTCCGTACGAGAACGGGGCGACCGATCTGGCCGCGGTCGGAAAGCTGCTGGCGGAGGACGTCGCCTGTGTTCTGTTGCAAACGCCCAATGTTTTAGGTTGTCTTGAACCGGTGGAAGGCCTGGCGCAGGAAGCCCATAGGCACGGGGTGTTGTTGGGCGTGTCGGCCGATCCGATCAGCCTCGGTCTGTTGAAATCGCCCGGCGAGTCCGGCGCCGATATCGTTGTCGGAGAGGGCCAGGGAATGGGTTGCGGTCTTAACTTCGGCGGGCCCTACCTCGGCTTCTTCGCAACAAGAAGGGACTATGTCCGCCAGATGCCGGGGCGCGTGGTGGGTGCGACGGTGGACACCAAGGGACGACGGGGCTATTGCCTCACGCTGCAGACCCGTGAGCAGCATATCAAACGCGAACGGGCGACCTCCAATATCTGCACCAATGAAGCCCTGTCCGCGTTGTCCGCGACCATCTATCTTTCGGTCATGGGCCGGCAAGGGCTGCGGGAAATCGGCCGGCTCTGTCTTCAGAAGGCCCATTACTTGAAGCACCGTGTTTGCGAAATCAAGGGCTTTGAGATGGCGTTTCCACGGCCCTTCTTCAAGGAATTTGTCGTGAAAACACCCGTGCCGCTGGCCCGGTTGAATAAGCGCTTGTTTCGACACAAGATCATCGGAGGGCTGGATCTGGGCGAGTTGAACCGCAAGCTGAAAAACCACTGGCTCCTGTGTGTGACGGAGAAGCGGACCAAGGAGGAGATGGATCAGATGGTTACGGTCCTGAAGGGGATGATCGCTTGA